A region of Streptomyces deccanensis DNA encodes the following proteins:
- a CDS encoding NAD(P)-dependent malic enzyme produces MAAEIVNPRTDNGDGSTGQEGGGEPLNSLDSFDPAFALHRGGKMAVQATVPIRDKDDLSLAYTPGVARVCTAIAEQPDLVNDYTWKSSVVAVVTDGTAVLGLGDIGPEASLPVMEGKAILFKQFGGVDAVPIALACTDVDEIIETVVRLAPSFGGVNLEDISAPRCFEIEKRLQERLDIPVFHDDQHGTAVVTLAALRNAARLTGRGLGDLRAVISGAGAAGVAIAKMLLEAGLGDVAVADRKGIVSVDREDLTPVKRELAELTNRAGLSGSLEDALAGADVFIGVSGGTVPEEAVASMAENAFVFAMANPNPEVHPDVAHKYAAVVATGRSDYPNQINNVLAFPGIFAGALQVRASRITEGMKIAAAEALASVVGDDLAADYVIPSPFDERVAPAVTAAVAAAARAEGVARR; encoded by the coding sequence GTGGCAGCGGAGATTGTCAATCCTCGCACCGACAACGGCGACGGCAGTACGGGCCAGGAAGGCGGCGGGGAGCCCCTCAATTCCCTCGACTCCTTCGACCCCGCGTTCGCCCTGCACCGTGGCGGCAAGATGGCCGTGCAGGCCACCGTGCCGATCCGGGACAAGGACGACCTGTCCCTCGCCTACACGCCCGGCGTCGCGCGGGTGTGCACCGCCATCGCCGAGCAGCCCGACCTGGTCAACGACTACACCTGGAAGTCGTCGGTCGTCGCCGTCGTGACGGACGGTACGGCGGTCCTCGGCCTCGGCGACATCGGCCCCGAGGCCTCCCTCCCCGTGATGGAGGGCAAGGCGATCCTGTTCAAGCAGTTCGGCGGCGTCGACGCGGTGCCGATCGCGCTCGCCTGCACGGACGTCGACGAGATCATCGAGACCGTGGTCCGCCTCGCGCCCTCCTTCGGCGGCGTGAACCTGGAGGACATCTCCGCGCCCCGCTGCTTCGAGATCGAGAAGCGGCTCCAGGAGCGCCTGGACATCCCGGTCTTCCACGACGACCAGCACGGCACGGCGGTCGTGACGCTGGCGGCGCTGCGGAACGCCGCCCGGCTGACCGGCCGTGGGCTCGGCGACCTGCGCGCCGTCATCTCCGGTGCGGGTGCGGCGGGTGTCGCCATCGCCAAGATGCTGCTGGAGGCCGGGCTCGGCGACGTCGCGGTCGCCGACCGCAAGGGCATCGTCTCCGTGGACCGCGAGGACCTCACGCCGGTCAAGCGGGAGCTCGCCGAACTCACCAACCGGGCCGGGCTGTCGGGCTCTCTGGAGGACGCCCTCGCGGGCGCGGACGTCTTCATCGGCGTCTCCGGCGGTACGGTCCCGGAGGAGGCGGTGGCCTCCATGGCGGAGAACGCGTTCGTGTTCGCCATGGCCAACCCCAACCCCGAGGTGCATCCGGACGTCGCCCACAAGTACGCGGCGGTCGTCGCCACCGGGCGCTCCGACTACCCGAACCAGATCAACAACGTTCTCGCCTTCCCGGGGATCTTCGCGGGGGCGCTTCAGGTGCGGGCCTCGCGGATCACCGAGGGGATGAAGATCGCGGCGGCGGAGGCGTTGGCTTCGGTCGTGGGTGACGATCTTGCGGCGGACTATGTGATTCCGTCGCCGTTCGATGAGCGGGTTGCGCCTGCTGTTACTGCGGCGGTTGCTGCGGCGGCTCGGGCGGAGGGTGTGGCTCGGCGGTGA
- a CDS encoding amino acid ABC transporter ATP-binding protein → MTAMVKAEGIHKSFGPVEVLKGIDLEVQTGEVFCLIGPSGSGKSTFLRCINHLEKINAGRLYVDGELVGYRQKGDKLYELKDSEVALKRRDIGMVFQRFNLFPHMTAAENVMEAPIQVKGVSRAQARERAHELLERVGLGDKAGNYPSQLSGGQQQRVAIARALAMEPKLMLFDEPTSALDPELVGDVLDVMRDLAESGMTMVVVTHEMGFAREVGDSLVFMDGGVVVESGNPRDVLTNPQEERTQSFLSKVL, encoded by the coding sequence ATGACCGCCATGGTGAAGGCCGAGGGCATCCACAAGTCGTTCGGCCCCGTCGAGGTCCTCAAGGGCATCGATCTGGAGGTGCAGACGGGCGAGGTGTTCTGCCTCATCGGTCCGTCCGGCTCCGGCAAGTCGACCTTCCTCAGGTGCATCAACCACCTCGAGAAGATCAACGCCGGCCGGCTGTACGTCGACGGCGAGCTGGTCGGCTACCGCCAGAAGGGCGACAAGCTGTACGAGCTCAAGGACAGCGAGGTCGCCCTCAAGCGCCGTGACATCGGCATGGTGTTCCAGCGCTTCAACCTGTTCCCGCACATGACGGCCGCGGAGAACGTCATGGAGGCGCCGATCCAGGTCAAGGGCGTCAGCAGGGCCCAGGCCCGTGAGCGCGCCCATGAACTGCTGGAGCGTGTCGGCCTCGGCGACAAGGCGGGCAACTACCCCTCGCAGCTCTCCGGCGGTCAGCAGCAGCGGGTGGCCATCGCCCGTGCCCTGGCCATGGAGCCGAAGCTGATGCTCTTCGACGAGCCGACCTCGGCGCTCGACCCGGAGCTGGTGGGCGACGTCCTCGACGTCATGCGCGACCTGGCCGAGTCCGGGATGACGATGGTCGTCGTCACCCACGAGATGGGCTTCGCCCGTGAGGTCGGCGACAGCCTGGTCTTCATGGACGGCGGTGTGGTGGTCGAGTCCGGCAACCCCCGTGACGTGCTGACGAACCCGCAGGAAGAGCGGACGCAGTCGTTCCTGTCCAAGGTCCTCTGA
- a CDS encoding amino acid ABC transporter permease: MTVDVSKTDGPSDTPPAGPEALKAVPVRHPGRYVSAAIALALLGSIVYAFAQAKKINWGAVPDYFFDDRIIEGVLNTLLLTVLSMVIGIVGGILLAVMRLSKNPVTSSVAWFYIWFFRGTPVLVQLFVWFNLGLVFEYINLGPIYKDYWSSFMTPLLTALLGLGLNEAAYMAEICRAGLLSVDEGQTEASHALGMSHAKTLRRIVIPQAMRVIVPPTGNEVINMLKTTSLVSTVQYVDLLKAAQDIGQGSGSTVEMLFLAAAWYLILTSIFSVGQYYLERYYAKGSSRSLPPTPIQRFKTAVLPVRRPKGVSA, translated from the coding sequence GTGACTGTTGACGTCAGCAAGACGGACGGTCCCTCGGACACGCCCCCCGCCGGCCCGGAGGCCCTCAAGGCCGTTCCGGTCCGGCACCCGGGGCGCTATGTGTCCGCGGCCATCGCACTCGCCCTCCTCGGTTCGATCGTCTACGCGTTCGCGCAGGCCAAGAAGATCAACTGGGGTGCGGTCCCCGACTACTTCTTCGACGACCGCATCATCGAAGGCGTCCTGAACACCCTGCTGCTCACCGTGCTGTCCATGGTGATCGGCATCGTCGGCGGCATCCTGCTCGCCGTGATGCGGCTGTCCAAGAACCCGGTGACCTCGTCGGTGGCGTGGTTCTACATCTGGTTCTTCCGCGGCACGCCGGTCCTGGTCCAGCTCTTCGTCTGGTTCAACCTGGGCCTGGTCTTCGAGTACATCAACCTCGGGCCGATCTACAAGGACTACTGGTCGTCCTTCATGACGCCGCTGCTGACGGCGCTGCTCGGCCTCGGCCTCAACGAGGCCGCGTACATGGCGGAGATCTGCCGCGCCGGTCTGCTCTCGGTGGACGAGGGCCAGACCGAGGCGTCGCACGCGCTCGGCATGAGCCACGCCAAGACGCTGCGGCGGATCGTGATCCCGCAGGCGATGCGCGTGATCGTGCCGCCCACGGGCAACGAGGTCATCAACATGCTGAAGACCACGTCGCTCGTCTCGACGGTGCAGTACGTGGATCTGCTCAAGGCGGCCCAGGACATCGGCCAGGGCTCCGGTTCCACGGTGGAGATGCTGTTCCTCGCCGCCGCCTGGTACCTGATCCTGACCAGCATCTTCAGCGTCGGGCAGTACTACCTGGAGCGGTACTACGCGAAGGGGTCCTCCCGGTCCCTGCCGCCGACACCGATCCAGCGTTTCAAGACGGCCGTGCTGCCGGTGCGCCGTCCGAAGGGAGTCTCGGCATGA
- a CDS encoding CGNR zinc finger domain-containing protein — protein MELAHYSDYAVRLVNTEEPARGKDTLTSVEAVRDLFGPSRQAARRATDADVTRFRSVRARLRSVFEAANDGDETLAVDLLNSLLLEFPVSPQISGHDFRADDGSPLWHMHLADHPSNATAGYAAIAAMGLAFHLTEYGVDRLGLCEAAPCRNAYLDTSTNRSRRYCSDRCATRANVAAYRARKRLEADRSPNTGRAAENAQRASANGER, from the coding sequence GTGGAACTGGCCCATTACTCGGATTACGCCGTACGCCTCGTCAACACCGAGGAGCCGGCCCGGGGCAAGGACACGCTCACCTCGGTCGAGGCCGTCCGCGATCTCTTCGGGCCCAGCCGGCAGGCGGCGCGGCGGGCGACGGACGCCGACGTCACCCGGTTCCGGTCGGTGCGGGCCCGGCTGCGCTCGGTCTTCGAGGCGGCGAACGACGGCGACGAGACCCTCGCGGTGGACCTGCTGAACTCGTTGCTGCTCGAGTTCCCGGTGAGCCCGCAGATCTCGGGGCACGACTTCCGGGCCGACGACGGGAGCCCGCTGTGGCACATGCACCTGGCGGACCACCCGTCCAACGCGACGGCGGGCTACGCCGCCATCGCCGCGATGGGCCTGGCCTTCCACCTCACCGAGTACGGCGTGGACCGGCTCGGCCTGTGCGAGGCCGCACCCTGCCGCAACGCCTACCTCGACACCTCCACCAACCGCTCCCGGCGCTACTGCTCGGACCGCTGCGCGACCCGCGCCAACGTGGCGGCCTACCGGGCCCGCAAACGCCTGGAGGCGGACCGGTCGCCGAACACGGGCCGGGCCGCCGAGAACGCCCAGCGGGCGAGCGCGAACGGCGAACGCTGA
- a CDS encoding zinc-binding dehydrogenase: MFAAYAARIDRDQPLNGLELGDRPAPESRPGWTTVKVKAASLNHHDLWSLRGVGLAEDKLPMILGCDAAGVDEDGNEVVLHSVIGQSGHGVGPDEPRSILTERYQGTFAELVSVPTWNVLPKPAELSFEEAACLPTAWLTAYRMLFTNAGVRPGDSVLVQGAGGGVATAAIVLGKAAGLRVFATSRDEAKRKRALELGAVEALESGARLPQRVDAVIETVGAATWSHSVKSLRPGGSLVISGATSGDRPSHAELTRIFFLELKVVGSTMGTKDELEDLLSFCATTGVRPVIDEVLPLDRAREGFERLAAGDQFGKIVLTSP, encoded by the coding sequence ATGTTCGCTGCCTATGCCGCCCGCATCGACCGTGACCAACCGCTGAACGGACTGGAGTTGGGCGACCGGCCCGCGCCGGAATCGAGGCCCGGCTGGACGACCGTCAAGGTGAAGGCCGCCTCGCTGAACCACCACGACCTGTGGTCCCTGCGCGGGGTCGGCCTCGCGGAGGACAAGCTGCCCATGATCCTCGGCTGTGACGCCGCCGGTGTCGACGAGGACGGCAACGAGGTCGTCCTGCACTCGGTGATCGGCCAGTCCGGCCACGGCGTCGGCCCGGACGAGCCCCGCTCGATCCTCACCGAGCGCTACCAGGGCACCTTCGCCGAACTCGTCTCCGTCCCCACCTGGAACGTCCTCCCCAAGCCCGCCGAACTCTCCTTCGAAGAGGCCGCCTGCCTGCCCACCGCCTGGCTGACGGCCTACCGCATGCTCTTCACCAACGCCGGGGTGCGACCCGGCGACTCCGTTCTCGTCCAGGGCGCCGGCGGCGGTGTCGCCACCGCCGCGATCGTGCTCGGCAAGGCGGCGGGCCTGCGGGTCTTCGCCACCAGCCGGGACGAGGCCAAGCGCAAGCGGGCCCTGGAACTCGGTGCCGTGGAGGCGCTGGAGTCCGGGGCCCGGCTCCCGCAGCGCGTGGACGCGGTCATCGAGACCGTCGGAGCCGCCACCTGGTCCCACTCGGTGAAGTCCCTGCGTCCCGGCGGCAGTCTCGTCATCTCGGGCGCCACCAGCGGCGACCGGCCCTCCCACGCCGAACTGACCCGCATCTTCTTCCTCGAACTCAAGGTCGTCGGCTCCACCATGGGGACCAAGGACGAGTTGGAGGACCTCCTGTCCTTCTGCGCCACGACCGGTGTCCGCCCCGTCATCGACGAGGTGCTGCCCCTGGACCGTGCCCGCGAGGGCTTCGAACGCCTCGCGGCAGGCGACCAGTTCGGCAAGATCGTGCTCACCAGCCCCTGA
- a CDS encoding helix-turn-helix domain-containing protein: MTEATDLAERAGDRDPRIGLRAVAALRRLLEQLESVQVRSARNQGWSWQEIAAELGVSRQAVHKKHGRH, translated from the coding sequence ATGACCGAAGCAACGGATCTCGCCGAGCGCGCGGGCGACCGTGACCCCCGGATCGGACTGCGGGCCGTCGCCGCGCTGCGGAGGCTGCTGGAGCAGTTGGAGTCGGTACAGGTGCGCAGCGCGCGCAATCAGGGCTGGTCGTGGCAGGAGATCGCCGCGGAACTCGGTGTCAGCAGGCAGGCCGTCCACAAGAAGCACGGGAGGCATTGA
- the sodN gene encoding superoxide dismutase, Ni, which yields MLSRLFAPKVKVSAHCDLPCGVYDPAQARIEAESVKAVQEKMAANDDPHFQARATVIKEQRAELAKHHVSVLWSDYFKPPHFEKYPELHQLVNDTLKALSAAKGSTDPATGQKALDYIAQIDKIFWETKKA from the coding sequence ATGCTTTCCCGCCTGTTTGCCCCCAAGGTCAAGGTCAGCGCCCACTGCGACCTGCCCTGCGGTGTGTACGACCCGGCCCAGGCCCGCATCGAGGCGGAGTCGGTGAAGGCCGTGCAGGAGAAGATGGCCGCCAACGACGACCCGCACTTCCAGGCTCGCGCGACCGTCATCAAGGAGCAGCGCGCCGAGCTCGCCAAGCACCATGTGTCGGTCCTCTGGAGCGACTACTTCAAGCCCCCGCACTTCGAGAAGTACCCGGAGCTGCACCAGCTGGTCAACGACACCCTCAAGGCCCTCTCGGCCGCCAAGGGCTCGACCGACCCGGCGACGGGCCAGAAGGCTCTGGACTACATCGCCCAGATCGACAAGATCTTCTGGGAGACCAAGAAGGCCTGA
- a CDS encoding class I SAM-dependent methyltransferase yields MTTTAGTDWQAWQESWDRQQELYLPDREERFRVMLDMVEAFTGPEPRVLDLACGTGSITSRLFARFPKAVSTGVDLDPALLAIAEGTFEGDRRVTFVTADLTDPDWPTRLPYDSYDAVLTATALHWLHSEPLAALYGQVAELLRDGGVFMNADHMIDESTPRINAAERAHRHAGMEQAKADGVVDWAAWWQLAAQDPVLAAPTARRFEIYGEHADGDFQSVDWHARVLREQGFAEARAVWCSPSDSMVLAVK; encoded by the coding sequence ATGACCACCACGGCCGGAACCGACTGGCAGGCCTGGCAGGAGAGCTGGGACCGGCAGCAGGAGCTGTATCTGCCGGACCGTGAGGAGCGGTTCCGGGTGATGCTCGACATGGTCGAGGCCTTCACCGGCCCCGAGCCCCGCGTCCTCGACCTCGCCTGCGGTACGGGTTCCATCACGTCCAGGCTCTTCGCGCGGTTCCCGAAGGCCGTCAGCACCGGCGTGGACCTCGACCCGGCCCTCCTCGCCATCGCCGAGGGCACGTTCGAGGGCGACCGGCGGGTCACCTTCGTCACCGCCGACCTCACCGACCCCGACTGGCCGACCCGGCTGCCGTACGACTCGTACGACGCCGTCCTGACGGCCACGGCCCTGCACTGGCTGCACAGCGAACCCCTCGCCGCCCTCTACGGTCAGGTCGCGGAACTCCTCCGCGACGGCGGTGTCTTCATGAACGCGGACCACATGATCGACGAGTCGACGCCCCGGATCAACGCGGCGGAGCGCGCGCACCGGCACGCGGGTATGGAACAAGCCAAGGCGGACGGTGTCGTCGACTGGGCCGCATGGTGGCAGCTGGCCGCCCAGGACCCCGTGCTCGCCGCGCCGACGGCCCGCCGTTTCGAGATCTACGGCGAGCACGCCGACGGCGACTTCCAGAGCGTCGACTGGCACGCCCGGGTCCTGCGCGAGCAGGGCTTCGCCGAGGCGCGCGCGGTGTGGTGCTCGCCCTCGGACTCGATGGTGCTGGCGGTGAAGTGA
- a CDS encoding LacI family DNA-binding transcriptional regulator, with protein MTVSITDVARAAGVSASTVSRALRGRPGVSDEVRTQIAAVAAQLGYTASRSASSLASGRTYTIGVVAPYIGRWFFGTVLDAAEQVFSAAGYDVLLYNLGSAEARKRFFTKLPVRKRVDAVLSLLIPDEDESAALRSLGVPLASTVGGARPGFTVVGIDDRAGAESAVRHLVNLGHRRIGMISGASGPLHWTTPVDRRAAYLHVLAEAGIEHDPALVADGDYTVDGGERAMTELLAASRPPTAVFAQSDEMAMGALRALRRHRLRVPEDVSVVGFDDHELADVVGLTTVAQPVAGQGAEAARLLLRQLDEPDTEQPPGRVEMPIRLVLRETTAPPRPRGPQ; from the coding sequence GTGACGGTCAGCATCACCGATGTCGCCCGCGCCGCCGGCGTCTCGGCGTCCACCGTGTCCCGCGCGCTGCGGGGCAGGCCGGGCGTCTCGGACGAGGTACGCACCCAGATCGCGGCCGTCGCCGCACAACTCGGCTACACCGCGTCCCGTTCGGCGTCCAGCCTCGCCAGTGGCCGCACGTACACGATCGGGGTCGTCGCCCCGTACATCGGCCGCTGGTTCTTCGGGACCGTGCTGGACGCCGCCGAGCAGGTGTTCAGCGCCGCCGGGTACGACGTGCTGCTCTACAACCTGGGCTCGGCGGAGGCGCGCAAGCGGTTCTTCACCAAGCTCCCGGTGCGCAAGCGGGTCGACGCGGTGCTGTCGCTGCTCATCCCCGACGAGGACGAGTCCGCCGCGCTGCGCTCCCTCGGGGTACCGCTGGCCTCCACGGTCGGCGGCGCCCGGCCCGGCTTCACGGTGGTCGGCATCGACGACCGGGCGGGCGCGGAGAGCGCCGTACGGCATCTGGTGAACCTCGGCCACCGCCGGATCGGCATGATCTCCGGGGCCAGCGGGCCGCTGCACTGGACCACCCCCGTCGACCGTCGCGCCGCCTATCTGCACGTCCTCGCCGAGGCCGGGATCGAGCACGATCCGGCACTGGTGGCGGACGGCGACTACACGGTGGACGGCGGCGAGCGGGCGATGACCGAGTTGCTGGCGGCGTCCCGGCCGCCGACCGCCGTGTTCGCCCAGTCCGACGAGATGGCGATGGGCGCGTTGCGCGCGCTCAGACGGCATCGGCTCCGGGTGCCGGAGGACGTGTCCGTGGTCGGCTTCGACGATCACGAACTCGCCGATGTGGTCGGGCTGACCACTGTCGCCCAGCCGGTCGCCGGGCAGGGCGCGGAGGCCGCCCGGCTGCTGCTGCGGCAACTGGACGAGCCCGACACCGAACAGCCGCCCGGCCGGGTGGAGATGCCCATCCGGCTCGTCCTGCGCGAGACGACGGCGCCGCCGCGCCCGCGCGGGCCCCAGTGA
- a CDS encoding Clp protease N-terminal domain-containing protein, with protein MFERFTKDARAVVLGAVEQAERARAGEVTEEHLLLSLLDRKASRASFALGALGLPEGERRDSVARALAEARRRGGLSRADTDALADLGIDLSQILSRVEGAHGVGALESGGAGRRRRSSGHRPFTREAKDVLTRSLRTAHAHRDRRIGDEHLLLALTTRPGVPAEVLADHGVTYEALERVLYGVGEAKAG; from the coding sequence ATGTTCGAGCGGTTCACGAAGGATGCGCGGGCTGTGGTCCTGGGCGCGGTCGAGCAGGCCGAACGTGCCCGTGCGGGGGAGGTGACCGAGGAGCATCTGCTGCTCTCCCTGCTGGACAGGAAGGCCAGTCGTGCCTCGTTCGCCCTGGGCGCGCTCGGGCTCCCTGAGGGTGAACGCCGTGACTCCGTCGCGCGTGCCCTGGCCGAGGCCCGCCGCCGGGGCGGCCTCTCCCGTGCGGACACGGACGCCCTCGCCGACCTCGGCATCGACCTCTCGCAGATCCTCTCCCGCGTCGAAGGGGCCCACGGGGTGGGAGCGTTGGAGTCGGGCGGGGCGGGTCGGCGGCGTCGGTCGTCGGGGCATCGTCCCTTCACCCGCGAGGCCAAGGACGTCCTCACCCGCTCCCTCCGCACCGCCCACGCCCACCGCGACCGCCGCATAGGCGACGAACACCTACTGCTCGCGCTGACCACCCGCCCTGGGGTCCCGGCCGAGGTCCTCGCGGACCATGGGGTGACGTACGAGGCGCTGGAGCGGGTTCTCTATGGGGTGGGGGAGGCCAAAGCGGGCTGA
- the sodX gene encoding nickel-type superoxide dismutase maturation protease, translating into MQEPSQESERGRALLPFGVAEVTGPSMVPTLRHGDQLLVHYGARLGVGDVLVLRHPFQQDLLVVKRIAERRDDGWWVLGDNAYAGGDSTDYGVVPDELVLGKVRFRYRPRPDGQRSPFALARWAFSAARPVFGDRSASRRLRAR; encoded by the coding sequence ATGCAGGAGCCGTCGCAGGAGAGCGAGCGGGGCAGGGCCCTCCTGCCCTTCGGGGTGGCCGAGGTCACGGGGCCGTCCATGGTTCCCACCCTGCGCCACGGGGACCAGCTGCTCGTTCACTACGGGGCACGCCTGGGGGTCGGTGACGTGCTCGTGCTGCGCCACCCCTTCCAGCAGGACCTGCTCGTCGTGAAACGGATCGCCGAGCGGCGCGACGACGGTTGGTGGGTGCTCGGGGACAACGCGTACGCGGGCGGGGACAGCACGGACTACGGGGTCGTCCCCGACGAACTGGTGCTGGGGAAGGTGCGGTTCCGGTACCGGCCCAGGCCCGACGGTCAGCGTTCGCCGTTCGCGCTCGCCCGCTGGGCGTTCTCGGCGGCCCGGCCCGTGTTCGGCGACCGGTCCGCCTCCAGGCGTTTGCGGGCCCGGTAG
- a CDS encoding ABC transporter substrate-binding protein: protein MTASTTRRTTGLRSRTAAVGAIAVAGALLLTACGDQTKKEGGSESASTSAAPLADKLPAAVRDKGVINVGSDIAYAPVEYKDESGKVVGIDLDIAAAMGKQLGVDFKFQNATFDTLIGGLAAKRYDIAMSAMTDTKDRQEGIDADTGKKVGAGVDFVDYFTAGVSLYTNKGDDQGIKTWDDLCGKTIAVQRNTFSHDLAKDQAKKCKDDKKKALKIEDFATNPEAETRMRSKGADVVSADYPVAAYSVKTSGGGDYFQIVGDQVEAGPYGIAVAKDNTELRDALQAAVQAIIDNGEYEKIIKKWGVEDGAVTEAKINGGS, encoded by the coding sequence ATGACCGCAAGCACCACCCGTCGTACGACCGGCCTGCGTTCCCGTACAGCCGCGGTCGGAGCGATCGCGGTCGCGGGCGCCCTGCTGCTCACCGCCTGCGGTGACCAGACCAAGAAGGAGGGCGGCTCGGAGAGCGCCTCCACCAGCGCGGCGCCGCTGGCGGACAAGCTCCCCGCCGCCGTACGGGACAAGGGCGTCATCAACGTCGGTTCCGACATCGCGTACGCCCCGGTCGAGTACAAGGACGAGTCCGGCAAGGTCGTCGGCATCGACCTCGACATCGCCGCGGCGATGGGCAAGCAGCTCGGTGTGGACTTCAAGTTCCAGAACGCCACCTTCGACACCCTCATCGGTGGTCTGGCCGCCAAGCGGTACGACATCGCGATGTCGGCGATGACCGACACCAAGGACCGCCAGGAGGGCATCGACGCCGACACCGGCAAGAAGGTCGGCGCCGGCGTGGACTTCGTCGACTACTTCACCGCGGGTGTCTCGCTCTACACCAACAAGGGCGACGACCAGGGCATCAAGACCTGGGACGACCTCTGTGGCAAGACGATCGCCGTGCAGCGCAACACGTTCTCGCACGACCTCGCCAAGGACCAGGCGAAGAAGTGCAAGGACGACAAGAAGAAGGCCCTCAAGATCGAGGACTTCGCCACCAACCCCGAGGCCGAGACCCGGATGCGCTCCAAGGGCGCGGACGTCGTCTCCGCCGACTACCCGGTGGCCGCGTACTCGGTGAAGACCTCGGGCGGCGGCGACTACTTCCAGATCGTCGGCGACCAGGTCGAGGCCGGCCCCTACGGCATCGCCGTCGCCAAGGACAACACCGAGCTGCGTGACGCGCTGCAGGCCGCCGTCCAGGCCATCATCGACAACGGCGAGTACGAGAAGATCATCAAGAAGTGGGGCGTCGAGGACGGCGCCGTCACCGAGGCCAAGATCAACGGCGGCTCCTGA
- a CDS encoding mucin-1 produces the protein MRYAPPGLCVNDFALLREDDGTYTVLHLQGPWTAEFDHLRMETSYGRATSVDLVGWRPEGTAFGNGLPGRFDQQAVWTMHPVRHGTGSAMFYTGVSGLTPEGWPLQSVGLALSDRTDGTGWRRHGTGPVVEADARWYRTADRMGWRDPFVVPDDEGEGWVMVICASDASLPVEASGCVAWATSPDLEHWTVHPPLISPGDVNELECPVLERLDDGTWLLLGSIGATRGFDAWTAPRLRGPWTRHGQLGPTGAYAPRVIADPDGARVVLHTTPRRVGLTDAGDPCRGMLAQPKSLVVGADAAPHLAWWPGLDAWLGDPTTAPALHAVGDIALGDRPVEVTLRTEAADRTEAADPSRPALTVTCDGKNVRVTGPAGAPLAETVLREPPTSLRILTVGEYVEVYADGVFVLTTLCYSGRPAPWTVTTDDHTAPVPVRPLRLPNPDRDDASAIWPGPDPTP, from the coding sequence ATGCGATACGCCCCGCCCGGCCTCTGCGTGAACGACTTCGCCCTGCTCCGCGAGGACGACGGCACCTACACGGTGCTGCATCTCCAGGGGCCCTGGACCGCCGAGTTCGACCATCTGCGGATGGAGACCTCCTACGGTCGGGCCACCTCGGTCGACCTGGTCGGCTGGCGACCCGAGGGCACCGCCTTCGGCAACGGTCTGCCCGGCCGCTTCGACCAGCAGGCGGTGTGGACGATGCATCCCGTCCGCCACGGCACCGGAAGCGCGATGTTCTACACGGGGGTGAGCGGGCTGACGCCCGAGGGCTGGCCCCTCCAGTCCGTCGGCCTCGCGCTCTCCGACCGTACGGACGGCACGGGCTGGCGGCGCCACGGCACCGGACCGGTCGTCGAGGCCGACGCCCGCTGGTACCGCACGGCCGACCGCATGGGCTGGCGCGACCCGTTCGTCGTCCCCGACGACGAGGGCGAGGGCTGGGTCATGGTGATCTGCGCGAGCGACGCCTCGCTCCCCGTGGAGGCCAGCGGCTGCGTGGCCTGGGCCACCTCCCCGGACCTCGAACACTGGACGGTCCACCCGCCGTTGATCTCCCCGGGCGACGTGAACGAGTTGGAGTGCCCGGTCCTGGAACGCCTCGACGACGGCACCTGGCTCCTCCTCGGCTCCATCGGCGCGACGCGCGGCTTCGACGCGTGGACGGCCCCCCGCCTGCGCGGCCCCTGGACGCGGCACGGCCAACTCGGGCCCACGGGGGCGTACGCCCCCCGCGTCATAGCCGACCCCGACGGCGCCCGAGTCGTCCTGCACACGACCCCCCGCCGGGTCGGCCTCACCGACGCCGGCGACCCCTGCCGGGGCATGCTCGCCCAGCCCAAGTCCCTGGTCGTGGGGGCGGATGCGGCCCCCCACCTGGCCTGGTGGCCCGGCCTCGACGCCTGGCTCGGCGACCCGACGACGGCCCCCGCGCTCCACGCGGTCGGCGACATCGCCCTCGGCGACCGCCCCGTCGAAGTCACCCTGCGCACCGAGGCGGCCGACCGGACCGAGGCGGCCGACCCCTCCCGCCCCGCCCTCACGGTCACCTGCGACGGCAAGAACGTCCGCGTCACGGGCCCGGCCGGCGCCCCGCTCGCCGAGACGGTCCTGCGTGAACCCCCCACGTCACTGCGCATCCTGACGGTCGGCGAGTACGTCGAGGTCTACGCGGACGGCGTCTTCGTCCTGACCACGCTCTGCTACTCCGGCCGCCCCGCCCCCTGGACGGTCACCACCGACGACCACACCGCCCCCGTCCCCGTCCGCCCCCTCCGCCTCCCGAACCCGGACCGCGACGACGCCTCGGCGATCTGGCCCGGCCCCGACCCGACTCCCTGA